The following coding sequences are from one Granulicella sp. L56 window:
- a CDS encoding alpha-L-arabinofuranosidase C-terminal domain-containing protein, whose translation MRLEKFAAVLLAGLPLAVMAQQPATLTIDTAKPIAAVSPTLYGLMTEEINYSYDGGLYAELVNNRTFQSNRGPSTADWTILENGDARATMAIDKTTGPSEALPLSLKLTVDTAAAKSEAGIVNSGYWGIPVRPSEQYHGSFYAKTDSVSIGAVTIRIINNDTGATEATATVPTLSTEWKRYEYTLKTGAVTASAANHLTLSVEHPGTAWFSLVSLFPPTYQNTPNGNRIDLMQKLAAMHPAFLRFPGGNYLEGDHINERYEWKKTIGSLVDRPTHPSPWNYHSSDGLGLLEFFEWCEDLHMQPLLAVYAGYSMRQEHVDAGVGLEPYVQDALDEIEYATGSTSTKWGAIRAKDGHPAPFHINYIEVGNEDWFDKSGSYSGRYAQFYKAIKAAYPDIQIIATAPVTGIRADVVDDHFYRSAQEFFNDVHHYDKTDRNGPKVMVGEWATREGSPTTNMGAALGDAAWMTGMERNSDIVVLASYAPLFVNVNPGGMQWPSDLIGYDALNSYGSPSYYAQAMFSTHLGDHVLDSKLDATNPRLFDSVTVDSKHHRVIVKLVNGSSQPQAVSINLSGAKVHSNAHVTTLGAPTTEATNSITDPTRIVPVVSTISNAASTFTHTVPRYSIQILDLDLN comes from the coding sequence ATGCGCCTCGAAAAATTTGCCGCCGTCCTCCTTGCCGGTCTGCCTCTCGCCGTCATGGCCCAGCAGCCCGCCACGCTGACCATCGACACTGCCAAGCCCATCGCCGCCGTCAGCCCCACCCTCTATGGCCTTATGACGGAAGAGATTAATTACTCCTACGATGGCGGCCTTTACGCCGAACTGGTCAACAACCGCACCTTCCAATCGAATCGCGGCCCCAGCACTGCGGACTGGACTATTCTCGAGAACGGCGACGCCCGCGCCACCATGGCCATCGACAAGACGACTGGCCCAAGCGAAGCGCTTCCCCTCAGCCTCAAGCTCACCGTCGACACAGCCGCCGCTAAATCTGAGGCAGGGATCGTCAATAGCGGCTACTGGGGCATCCCCGTCCGGCCGTCGGAGCAGTATCACGGCTCCTTCTACGCCAAGACCGACAGCGTAAGCATCGGTGCCGTCACCATCCGCATCATCAACAACGATACCGGAGCCACCGAAGCTACTGCCACCGTTCCTACTCTCAGCACCGAGTGGAAGCGTTACGAGTACACGTTGAAGACCGGAGCCGTCACCGCCTCTGCAGCCAACCATCTCACTCTCTCGGTCGAGCACCCCGGCACTGCATGGTTCTCGCTGGTCTCGCTCTTCCCGCCGACCTATCAGAACACGCCGAACGGCAATCGCATCGACCTCATGCAAAAGCTTGCTGCCATGCATCCGGCCTTCCTGCGTTTTCCCGGCGGCAACTACCTCGAAGGCGATCACATCAACGAGCGTTACGAGTGGAAGAAGACCATCGGTTCGCTCGTCGATCGCCCGACACATCCCAGTCCGTGGAACTATCACTCCTCCGATGGACTCGGCCTGCTTGAATTCTTCGAGTGGTGTGAAGACCTGCACATGCAGCCGCTGCTCGCCGTCTATGCCGGTTACTCCATGCGACAGGAGCACGTCGACGCCGGTGTCGGCCTCGAGCCCTATGTACAGGACGCTCTCGACGAGATCGAATACGCCACCGGCAGCACCTCGACCAAGTGGGGAGCCATCCGCGCCAAAGACGGCCATCCTGCGCCGTTCCACATCAACTACATCGAAGTAGGCAACGAAGACTGGTTCGATAAGTCCGGCAGCTACAGCGGCCGTTACGCCCAGTTCTACAAAGCCATCAAGGCGGCCTACCCCGACATCCAGATCATCGCGACCGCACCCGTCACCGGCATTCGTGCCGATGTCGTCGACGACCACTTCTACCGCTCCGCACAGGAGTTCTTCAATGACGTTCACCACTACGACAAGACTGACCGCAATGGTCCCAAGGTCATGGTCGGCGAGTGGGCCACGCGTGAAGGCTCACCCACCACCAACATGGGCGCGGCCCTCGGCGACGCTGCATGGATGACGGGCATGGAGCGCAACAGCGACATCGTCGTGCTCGCCAGCTATGCTCCACTGTTCGTCAACGTCAACCCCGGCGGCATGCAGTGGCCCAGCGACCTGATCGGCTACGACGCGCTCAACAGCTACGGTTCGCCCAGCTATTACGCGCAGGCGATGTTCAGCACGCACCTCGGCGACCATGTGCTCGACTCGAAGCTCGACGCTACCAACCCGCGCCTCTTCGATTCGGTGACGGTCGACTCCAAGCATCACCGCGTCATCGTGAAGCTGGTGAACGGTTCGTCGCAGCCGCAGGCCGTTAGCATCAATCTCTCCGGCGCAAAGGTACACAGCAACGCCCACGTCACCACTCTTGGCGCTCCTACCACCGAGGCCACCAACTCCATCACCGACCCCACGCGCATCGTTCCCGTCGTCAGCACGATCTCGAACGCTGCATCCACCTTCACCCACACCGTACCCCGCTACTCCATCCAGATCCTCGATCTCGACCTCAACTAA
- a CDS encoding YdcF family protein: MRFLNGALFYLSAIVLAIVLFAVGIYLTIPTHNTSATHFDALIVLGYPANADGTPSPEQRERVLEGVREYKAGVAPYLIMSGAAAHNQYIEADVMAQLARSQGVPASAILEDVQAQNTIQNIYYSATIMHDHGMNSAEIISSPSHLPRAAMIVNTLNVDQPSLYINWRTHAAHWPPEYSIFREAALYIGEARNCLILRFNGFPSTRFLPRDRAIN, translated from the coding sequence GTGAGATTTCTCAACGGGGCCCTCTTCTATCTCTCGGCTATCGTCCTCGCCATTGTGCTCTTCGCGGTGGGCATCTATCTCACCATCCCGACGCACAACACGAGTGCCACCCACTTCGATGCGCTCATTGTTCTTGGCTATCCGGCCAATGCAGACGGCACGCCCTCGCCGGAACAGCGTGAGCGTGTCCTCGAAGGGGTCCGTGAGTACAAGGCCGGAGTCGCTCCGTACCTCATCATGTCGGGCGCTGCTGCGCACAATCAGTACATCGAAGCCGACGTGATGGCGCAACTGGCGCGCTCGCAGGGCGTTCCCGCATCGGCGATTCTCGAAGATGTACAGGCGCAGAACACCATTCAGAACATCTACTACTCGGCCACCATCATGCACGATCACGGCATGAACTCCGCCGAGATCATCAGCTCTCCCAGCCATCTTCCTCGGGCGGCGATGATCGTCAACACGCTGAACGTCGACCAGCCCAGCCTCTACATTAACTGGCGCACCCACGCCGCGCATTGGCCGCCCGAATACAGCATCTTCCGCGAGGCGGCGCTCTACATCGGGGAGGCCCGCAACTGCCTCATTCTCCGCTTCAATGGTTTTCCCTCCACCCGCTTCCTCCCACGCGACCGCGCAATTAATTAG
- the uvrB gene encoding excinuclease ABC subunit UvrB, translating to MDFQLSTTYKPQGDQPRAIEELVSGLNAGEKDQVLLGVTGSGKTFTMAKVISESNRPALILAHNKTLAAQLYHEFKTFFPNNAVEYFVSYYDYYQPEAYIPAGDLFIEKEATINEELDKLRLSATRSLFERRDCIIVSSVSCIYGLGSPEAYYGMLLLLEKGQKIKREDITRRLVEILYERNDVDFRRGTFRVRGDIIEVYPTYDENAYRIELFGDEIDSLSQIDPLFGSVRQKYSRLPIYPKSHYVVQPERKKAASESILEELFEWEAQLEKEGRLVESQRIHQRTRFDLEMIKSVGYCHGIENYSRHMSGRLPGEPPPTLLDYFPRDFLIFIDESHVTVPQLHGMWHGDRSRKQNLIDYGFRLPSALDNRPLKFEEFESRTGQIIYVSATPGPYELTKAAGVVVEQIIRPTGLIDPPVEIRPVKGQIDDLLAEIRDRTAKNQRVLVTTLTKRMSEDLASYYTEVGVRCRYMHSEIETLERIKLLRDLRKGEYDVLIGINLLREGLDLPEVSLVAILDADKEGFLRSQGSLIQTIGRAARHLEGRAILYADKMTDSMQRAINETDRRREKQVAYNEEHGITPESIIRPLEMGLAGILKADYADLTDDAEGMPDFSTQQELDTYIGKLESDMREAAKKFEFEKAAKLRDTVKELRTKEFLFS from the coding sequence ATGGACTTCCAGCTCTCCACCACCTATAAGCCACAGGGCGATCAGCCCCGCGCCATTGAAGAATTAGTGAGCGGTCTCAACGCCGGAGAGAAAGACCAGGTCCTGCTCGGCGTCACCGGCTCCGGCAAAACCTTCACCATGGCCAAGGTCATCTCCGAGTCCAACCGTCCCGCCCTCATCCTCGCGCATAACAAGACGCTCGCCGCCCAGCTTTACCACGAGTTCAAGACCTTCTTCCCCAACAACGCCGTCGAATACTTCGTCTCGTACTACGACTACTACCAGCCCGAGGCCTACATTCCCGCAGGCGACCTCTTCATCGAAAAAGAAGCCACGATCAACGAAGAGCTGGACAAGCTTCGCCTCTCCGCCACGCGCTCCCTCTTCGAACGCCGCGACTGCATCATTGTCAGCTCCGTCTCCTGCATCTACGGCCTGGGTTCGCCCGAAGCCTACTATGGCATGTTGCTGCTGCTCGAAAAAGGCCAGAAGATCAAGCGTGAAGACATCACGCGTCGTCTGGTCGAAATCCTCTACGAGCGCAACGACGTCGACTTCCGCCGCGGGACATTCCGAGTCCGTGGCGACATCATCGAGGTCTACCCCACCTACGACGAAAACGCCTACCGCATCGAACTCTTCGGCGACGAGATCGACTCACTCTCTCAGATCGATCCCCTCTTCGGCAGTGTTCGCCAGAAATATTCGCGTCTGCCCATCTACCCAAAGTCTCACTACGTCGTGCAGCCTGAACGCAAAAAGGCCGCCTCTGAATCCATCCTCGAAGAACTCTTCGAGTGGGAAGCACAACTCGAAAAAGAAGGCCGCCTGGTCGAGTCGCAACGCATCCACCAGCGCACCCGCTTCGACCTCGAGATGATTAAATCCGTAGGCTACTGCCACGGCATCGAGAACTACTCCCGCCACATGTCCGGCCGTCTTCCCGGCGAACCGCCGCCAACGCTGCTCGACTACTTCCCGCGCGACTTCCTCATCTTTATCGACGAGTCCCACGTCACCGTCCCTCAACTCCACGGCATGTGGCACGGCGACCGCAGCCGCAAGCAGAACCTTATCGACTACGGCTTCCGCCTGCCCTCCGCCCTCGACAACCGCCCCCTTAAATTCGAGGAGTTCGAGTCCCGCACCGGCCAGATCATCTACGTCTCCGCCACCCCCGGCCCCTACGAGCTGACAAAGGCTGCCGGAGTCGTCGTCGAGCAGATCATCCGCCCCACCGGTCTCATCGACCCGCCCGTCGAGATCCGCCCCGTCAAAGGACAGATCGACGATCTGCTCGCCGAGATCCGCGACCGCACCGCAAAAAATCAGCGTGTGCTGGTCACTACTCTCACCAAGCGCATGTCCGAAGACCTCGCCAGCTACTACACCGAAGTCGGCGTCCGCTGCCGCTACATGCACTCCGAGATCGAAACCCTCGAACGCATCAAGCTTCTCCGCGACCTACGCAAAGGTGAGTACGACGTCCTCATCGGCATCAACCTTCTCCGCGAAGGCCTCGATCTTCCGGAGGTTTCGTTGGTAGCAATTCTGGATGCCGACAAAGAAGGCTTCCTCCGCTCCCAGGGTTCCCTCATCCAGACCATCGGCCGCGCCGCCCGCCATCTCGAAGGCCGGGCCATTCTTTATGCGGATAAGATGACCGACTCCATGCAGCGCGCCATCAACGAGACCGACCGCCGCCGCGAAAAGCAGGTCGCCTACAACGAAGAACACGGCATCACCCCGGAAAGCATTATCCGACCGCTCGAAATGGGTCTCGCCGGAATCCTCAAAGCCGACTACGCCGACCTCACCGACGACGCCGAAGGCATGCCCGACTTCTCCACCCAGCAGGAGCTGGACACCTACATCGGCAAACTGGAATCCGACATGCGCGAAGCCGCCAAAAAATTCGAATTCGAAAAAGCCGCCAAGCTGCGCGACACAGTAAAGGAGCTTCGTACCAAGGAGTTCTTATTCAGCTAG
- a CDS encoding DUF302 domain-containing protein, whose product MSTNGLISHPSPYTVPETLDRLEAILHTKNITVFARVDHSGEAAKVGLTMSPTQLLIFGNPKGGTPIMIAAPLAAIDLPLKALAWQDTGGKVWLSFNDPHYLQGRYDLSDEVLKPIAGLEGLILQAIA is encoded by the coding sequence ATGTCCACCAACGGCCTCATCTCCCACCCCAGCCCCTACACCGTCCCCGAAACCCTCGACCGCCTCGAAGCCATCCTCCACACAAAAAACATCACCGTCTTTGCCCGTGTCGATCATAGTGGCGAAGCGGCGAAGGTCGGCCTCACCATGTCGCCCACGCAACTGCTCATCTTTGGCAATCCAAAGGGCGGCACACCCATCATGATCGCCGCTCCGCTCGCCGCCATCGATCTCCCGCTCAAGGCGCTCGCCTGGCAGGATACCGGCGGCAAAGTCTGGTTGAGCTTCAATGATCCCCACTATCTGCAAGGCCGTTACGACCTGAGCGACGAGGTGCTTAAACCGATTGCCGGCCTCGAAGGCCTTATCCTGCAGGCCATAGCCTGA
- a CDS encoding histidine phosphatase family protein encodes MSEATQLWLIRHGETEWSLNRKHTSRTDVGLTEHGRQRALELRNYLAGTEFTAVFSSPMKRALETCAIAGFGEVAKVDEGLMEWDYGVHEGRTTEEIRAETPGWSVWKDEIAGGETAEEVGVRADGVIARALAAGGGRVALFAHAHILRVLAARWVGLEARDGRLFVLGTGSVSVLGWERETRVIEAWNRGFEG; translated from the coding sequence ATGAGTGAGGCAACGCAGCTTTGGCTGATCCGGCATGGCGAGACGGAGTGGAGTTTGAACCGGAAACACACCAGCCGGACGGATGTTGGGCTGACCGAGCATGGCCGGCAGCGTGCACTGGAGTTGCGTAACTATCTTGCAGGGACGGAGTTTACGGCTGTGTTCAGTAGCCCTATGAAACGGGCGCTTGAGACTTGCGCGATTGCCGGGTTTGGAGAAGTTGCCAAGGTAGATGAGGGGCTCATGGAGTGGGACTATGGCGTCCACGAGGGGCGGACGACCGAGGAGATTCGGGCGGAGACGCCGGGGTGGTCGGTGTGGAAGGATGAGATTGCTGGGGGCGAGACGGCGGAAGAGGTTGGCGTGCGGGCGGATGGCGTGATCGCACGCGCTTTGGCTGCTGGGGGTGGGCGGGTGGCTTTGTTCGCTCATGCCCATATTTTGCGGGTACTTGCGGCACGCTGGGTCGGGTTGGAGGCGCGGGATGGAAGGCTGTTTGTGCTGGGAACGGGCAGCGTGAGCGTGTTGGGATGGGAGCGGGAGACGAGGGTGATCGAGGCATGGAACCGGGGATTCGAGGGGTAG
- a CDS encoding cupin domain-containing protein, with protein sequence MSENVAGAGVVQVEEIRLGGIVLRFLIDGPSTGAGMTMFEMTVAPGARVPLPHQHVSFDEVGYGLAGKLRMTLDGKTIDVGPGDTLFIPRGAVHGFENPFTEPAKAMVVITPGIFGAQYFREIGQLLAGGAPPNPKALAEVMLRHGLVPVKPA encoded by the coding sequence ATGAGCGAGAACGTGGCGGGTGCGGGTGTGGTGCAGGTGGAGGAGATTCGGCTGGGCGGGATTGTGCTGCGGTTTTTGATTGATGGGCCTTCGACCGGGGCGGGGATGACGATGTTTGAGATGACGGTAGCGCCGGGGGCAAGAGTGCCTCTGCCACACCAGCATGTGAGTTTCGATGAGGTGGGATATGGGCTGGCGGGTAAGCTGCGAATGACGCTGGATGGGAAGACGATTGACGTGGGGCCGGGAGATACGCTGTTTATTCCGCGTGGGGCGGTGCATGGCTTTGAGAACCCGTTTACGGAGCCGGCGAAGGCGATGGTGGTGATTACTCCGGGGATATTCGGTGCGCAGTATTTCAGGGAGATTGGGCAGTTGCTTGCCGGGGGTGCGCCACCGAATCCGAAGGCGCTTGCCGAGGTGATGCTGAGGCATGGGTTGGTGCCGGTGAAGCCAGCTTAG
- a CDS encoding dienelactone hydrolase family protein, whose protein sequence is MIIISDEHVDLPTHNGPMRTHIVRPTAPGRYPGIVFYSEIFQITAPIHRTACLLAGQGYVVAMPEVYHEFEPAGTVFAYDQAGSDRGNALKTTKTIESYDADARAAIDHLKSRPDCTGHIGALGICLGGHLAFRAAMNPDVLATACFYATDIHTGSLGKGMNNDSLERAADIKGELMMIWGRQDPHISLEGRLKVLARLNELGTRLSWHEVNGAHAFMRDEGPRYDPELAYSLYGLVFNLFHRKLGQGDLTVAST, encoded by the coding sequence ATGATTATCATCAGCGACGAACACGTAGACCTGCCCACCCACAATGGCCCCATGCGCACCCACATCGTCCGCCCCACCGCGCCCGGCCGCTATCCCGGCATCGTCTTCTACTCCGAGATCTTCCAGATCACCGCGCCCATCCATCGGACCGCCTGTCTGCTCGCGGGACAGGGATACGTCGTCGCCATGCCTGAGGTCTATCACGAGTTCGAACCCGCAGGCACCGTCTTCGCCTACGATCAGGCTGGCTCCGACCGCGGCAACGCCCTCAAGACCACCAAAACCATCGAGAGCTACGACGCCGACGCCCGCGCCGCCATCGACCACCTCAAGTCACGCCCTGACTGCACCGGACACATCGGAGCACTCGGCATCTGCCTCGGCGGACACCTCGCCTTCCGCGCCGCCATGAACCCCGATGTCCTCGCCACCGCATGCTTCTACGCCACCGACATCCACACAGGGAGCCTCGGTAAAGGCATGAACAACGACTCGCTTGAACGCGCTGCCGATATCAAAGGTGAGCTGATGATGATCTGGGGAAGACAGGACCCCCATATCTCACTCGAAGGCCGTCTTAAGGTTCTGGCCCGGCTCAACGAGCTTGGCACCCGCCTGAGCTGGCACGAGGTCAACGGAGCCCACGCCTTTATGCGCGACGAAGGCCCGCGCTACGATCCCGAACTGGCCTACAGCCTCTACGGCCTGGTCTTTAATCTCTTCCACCGCAAGCTGGGCCAAGGCGACCTGACCGTCGCCTCAACCTAA
- a CDS encoding SCO family protein, translated as MIGFRRFGVLAVAGLGLLATGAYGQQIGADKPMGTMAQQTPDYLKGAGLVERLNQPLPLATAFVDDAGKQVTLGQYFHQRPIALALVYFKCGMLCPQVLHGMAAGLKGTELKAGKDYDVVVASIDPMDTPADASAAKKTFLAGIGQPGAGDSVHFLTGQQPSITALAEATGFHYVRVPGPDGKMDQFAHSSVIMFATPEGKMSEYLAGIDYPTRDVRLALVNASHLKIATAKDLFLLYCCNYVPSSGKYTVAVLRILGLAALMTLVGIGLGFYFLSRKKPMSGAAA; from the coding sequence TTGATTGGGTTTCGGCGCTTTGGGGTTCTGGCGGTAGCGGGTCTTGGGTTGTTGGCAACAGGTGCATATGGGCAACAGATCGGCGCGGACAAGCCGATGGGCACGATGGCGCAGCAGACGCCGGACTATTTGAAGGGCGCCGGTTTGGTGGAGCGGTTGAACCAGCCATTACCTCTGGCGACTGCCTTTGTGGACGATGCGGGCAAGCAGGTGACACTGGGGCAGTACTTCCATCAACGTCCGATTGCGCTGGCGCTGGTCTATTTCAAGTGTGGGATGCTGTGTCCTCAGGTGCTGCATGGCATGGCCGCCGGGTTGAAGGGGACCGAGTTGAAGGCGGGGAAGGACTATGACGTTGTGGTGGCGAGCATCGATCCGATGGACACGCCGGCGGATGCTAGTGCCGCGAAGAAGACCTTTCTGGCTGGGATCGGGCAGCCGGGGGCGGGGGATAGCGTTCATTTTTTGACCGGGCAGCAGCCTTCGATTACCGCGCTCGCCGAGGCTACCGGGTTTCACTACGTTCGGGTGCCGGGGCCGGACGGAAAGATGGACCAGTTCGCGCATTCGAGCGTGATTATGTTTGCCACGCCCGAGGGAAAGATGTCGGAGTATCTGGCCGGGATCGATTATCCGACGAGAGATGTTCGGCTGGCGCTGGTGAATGCTTCGCATCTCAAGATTGCGACGGCGAAGGATCTGTTTCTGCTGTACTGCTGCAACTATGTTCCGTCGTCGGGGAAGTACACGGTGGCGGTGCTGCGGATACTGGGGCTGGCGGCTTTGATGACGCTGGTTGGAATTGGGCTGGGATTCTATTTTCTTAGCCGAAAGAAACCGATGTCGGGCGCGGCGGCTTAA
- a CDS encoding methyltransferase, giving the protein MSAIGNVTANTELVDMAMSYSRSCILCAAARLGIADALGNDERTVEEVAQACNADAASLYRLLRALAVLGITTESVPRRFALTPFGQPLRKDAPNSVWASVVFWSDLLADSWSHLTECIRTGNTAMQIMQQKGITSRWATAPDANAIFRAVMGTAPAEDYLPITKQWDFASRQVIADLGGGGGSLLAAILSTSPQLQGMLVDRSESIEAAKPRFQNNDLATRCKLIAADLSTEVPRGADTYILKHVLHGYTDTAAAELLRNCRNVMDGDARLLIIEFVLPDVISEPNPQLQGRFFSDINMLAVTGGKERSAVEWSTLLQASGFTIVQFIPVAEMDISIIEARTAS; this is encoded by the coding sequence ATGAGCGCAATCGGCAACGTCACCGCGAACACCGAACTGGTCGACATGGCGATGTCCTACTCGCGCAGTTGCATCCTATGCGCCGCCGCCAGGCTCGGCATAGCCGACGCGCTCGGCAACGATGAGCGCACCGTCGAAGAGGTCGCCCAAGCCTGCAACGCCGACGCAGCCTCGCTCTATCGTCTCCTCCGCGCTCTCGCTGTTCTTGGCATCACAACCGAATCTGTTCCCCGCCGCTTTGCCCTAACCCCGTTCGGCCAGCCGCTCCGCAAAGACGCGCCGAACTCCGTCTGGGCCAGCGTCGTCTTCTGGTCCGATCTCCTCGCCGATAGCTGGTCTCATCTCACCGAATGCATCCGTACCGGAAACACCGCCATGCAGATCATGCAACAAAAAGGAATCACCTCGCGCTGGGCCACCGCACCCGACGCCAACGCCATCTTCCGCGCCGTCATGGGGACAGCCCCAGCAGAGGACTATTTACCCATCACAAAACAGTGGGACTTCGCTAGCCGCCAGGTCATCGCCGACCTCGGCGGCGGAGGCGGTTCACTCCTCGCAGCTATCCTGTCCACGTCCCCTCAACTTCAAGGCATGCTTGTAGACCGCTCCGAATCCATCGAAGCCGCAAAACCTCGCTTTCAAAACAATGATCTCGCTACCCGATGCAAACTCATCGCCGCCGATTTGAGCACCGAGGTCCCCCGCGGCGCGGACACCTACATCCTCAAGCATGTCCTTCACGGCTACACCGACACCGCCGCAGCCGAACTTCTCCGCAACTGTCGGAATGTCATGGACGGCGACGCCCGCCTGCTCATCATCGAGTTCGTCCTGCCCGACGTCATCTCCGAGCCCAACCCGCAACTACAGGGACGCTTCTTCAGCGATATCAACATGCTCGCCGTCACCGGAGGCAAAGAGCGCAGCGCAGTCGAGTGGTCCACCCTGCTTCAAGCGTCAGGTTTCACCATAGTGCAGTTCATTCCCGTAGCAGAGATGGACATCTCCATAATCGAGGCGCGAACGGCCTCTTAA